Proteins co-encoded in one Theileria equi strain WA chromosome 3, complete sequence genomic window:
- a CDS encoding YL1 nuclear protein domain-containing protein (encoded by transcript BEWA_008820A) translates to MSSSEEYSDSSEDSFDESKVGIALELPKRENRGKKYSKLVGEELEKDIQFWGHSTWDEDAVDDDYNCSEGEEQYAYSTDSDFDDPEEQQSDGEVDESHLKERKKKKHGAYVDPVLLRNKRTMQAIARKRAAESQPKKPSTPRVYTPQEEVVRERRATTKMKTEAVKEMLEYRDIKRKKVSAKKTAKPTHSKVFTQEELMEMAKKTEIANKKSLESLQAWEDEKKKYNEPKKQVYKGHYDIWISWNSLLSIVVHNEEEQVNETQPTNQSDVKNEVTGDEESSNIQTDGKEVKPEIEEKPLELYMFTTGMLPEFYRKVAKDKLALKTKSTPTCVITGKTAKYFDPLTRNYYSDLESFKSLRVYHFNKKYNSMKSKLDTIEGILKDYINNL, encoded by the exons ATGAGTTCTTCTGAAGAGTACAGCGACAGTAGCGAGGATTCCTTCGATGAATCGAAGGTCGGCATCGCTCTGGAGCTGCCAAAACGTGAAAATCGCGGGAAAAA GTATTCCAAACTTGTTGGCGAAGAATTAGAAAAGGATATTCAGTTTTGGGGACACTCTACCTGGGATGAAGACGCTGTAGATGATGATTACAACTGTAGTGAAGGGGAGGAACAGTATGCCTATTCCACGGACTCCGACTTTGATGATCCTGAAGAG CAACAATCTGATGGAGAAGTTGATGAATCCCACTTAAAGGAACGCAAGAAAAAAAAACATGGAGCCTACGTTGATCCAGTCTTATTACGTAACAAGAGGACAATGCAAGCCATTGCCAGAAAGAGG GCTGCTGAATCCCAGCCAAAAAAACCCAGTACACCTAGGGTATACACTCCACAAGAAG AGGTTGTACGGGAGAGAAGAGCGACAACCAAAATGAAAACAGAGGCTGTTAAAGAGATGCTAGAATACCGGGATATTAAAAGG AAAAAAGTTTCGGCCAAAAAGACTGCAAAACCTACACATAGCAAGGTTTTTACGCAGGAAGAACTCATGGAAATGGCAAAAAAGACCGAAATAGCAAACAAGAAATCGTTGGAAAGCTTGCAAGCATGG gaggatgaaaagaaaaagtaCAATGAACCAAAGAAACAGGTTTACAAGGGTCACTATGATATATGGATTAGTTGGAACTCGCTACTATCTATAGTTGTACATAACGAGGAGGAACAAGTAAATGAAACACAACCTACCAATCAAAGTGACGTTAAAAACGAGGTCACCGGGGATGAAGAATCCTCTAATATACAGACAGACGGAAAGGAAGTTAAACCTGAAATAGAAGAGAAGCCTTTGGAATTATACAtgtttactactgggatgTTGCCAGAGTTTTACAGAAAGGTCGCAAAGGATAAACTTGCtttaaagacaaagagCACGCCAACTTGTGTAATTACGGGAAAAACAGCAAAATACTTTGATCCTCTGACAAGAAATTATTATAGTGATCTGGAATCGTTCAAGTCGTTGCGTGTATATCATTTCAACAAGAAATACAACTCTATGAAATCTAAATTGGATACGATCGAAGGTATTTTGAAAGATTATATCAAtaatttgtaa
- a CDS encoding hypothetical protein (encoded by transcript BEWA_008830A) — MGPFQVLRNIASRLRVAVDSKNSHTFHYLAKSANVLSNATKPRGVNDWNVFFSYLTYLKANARECKFRTCVAILINSYHYLLQYNKAHGFNSDNSLILEWNVGEIRNPGIKSLNCDEVEYLNPFSILKLLENLSGIRLFDRIYRGRPKVSKDRSSESIDAGKRENYDPLDNSKYSKLFQDIIDDIPENSFTIDPSDKTKNKGRLRYRTTSLISHPSILSLPFYFEVYNFEKSLPNSGYILASSNGFFVVEHVMAQFLYQVLVFLKTSKISPSVLCVLSTRLAVIVYGPKLRKNDNIVVTSKIDESFKNIMEYVTKTVISSDKDVSFRSLVYLVNTGLHNPRVLDYVSSRIMKADDPIDLHYIGKLTFVFTRVHYDNDKLYERLAQMINNHREYFTPTVTANLIFSFFRISKLDLVKDKLFNNLYNYQSEEYYGCKKSLKKSLLSWLESNNHTDLLNTVNAAVNL, encoded by the exons ATGGGCCCTTTCCAGGTGTTGAGAAACATAGCTTCTAGGCTTAGAGTTGCTGTAGATTCTAAAAATTCTCACACATTTCATTATTTGGCAAAGAGTGCCAATGTCTTAAGCAATGCGACAAAGCCGAGGGGTGTCAATGACTGGAATGTATTTTTTAGTTACCTAACATACCTCAAAGCTAACGCTAGAGAGTGTAAATTTAGAACTTGTGTAGCAATATTGATCAATTCCTATCATTATCTGCTACAATACAACAAGGCACATGGATTTAACAGTGACAATAGTCTAATATTGGAATGGAATGTAGGAGAAATAAGGAATCCAGGTATTAAATCACTTAATTGCGATGAGGTTGAATATCTAAATCCTTTTTCAATACTCAAGCTACTGGAAAATCTATCGGGAATTAGGCTCTTTGATCGTATCTACAGAGGCCGTCCAAAGGTCTCAAAAGATAGAAGTAGTGAATCTATTGATGCTGGAAAACGAGAAAATTATGATCCTTTGGACAACTCCAAGTATTCCAAGCTGTTTCAGGATATAATTGATGACATTCCTGAGAACTCATTCACGATCGATCCTTCAGACAAAacaaaaaataaaggaaGGCTACGATACCGAACTACTTCCCTCATATCCCATCCTTCTATATTATCTTTACCATTTTATTTTGAGGTTTAtaactttgaaaaatccCTTCCTAACTCTGGTTATATTTTAGCCTCGAGCAATGGGTTTTTCGTCGTGGAGCATGTCATGGCTCAATTTCTTTACCAAGTTTTGGTGTTTCTAAAAACATCCAAAATCTCGCCATCGGTGTTGTGTGTACTATCTACACGTCTTGCAGTCATAGTCTATGGACCAAAGTTGCGcaaaaatgataatattGTTGTTACCAGTAAGATCGATGAATCattcaaaaatataatggaaTACGTTACAAAAACTGTAATATCAAGTGATAAAGATGTGAGTTTTAG GTCCCTTGTCTATCTCGTCAATACTGGATTACACAATCCTAGGGTATTGGATTACGTATCATCACGTATAATGAAGGCTGACGATCCTATAGATCTACATTATATAGGGAAACTCACTTTTGTATTTACTAGGGTCCACTATGATAACGATAAACTCTACGAAAGGCTTGCACAAATGATAAACAATCATAGGGAGTATTTCACTCCTACTGTTACTGCAAACCTAATATTCAGTTTTTTCAGGATTTCAAAACTAGACCTAGTGAAAGACAAACTCTTTAATAACCTCTATAATTATCAAA GTGAAGAATATTACGGATGTAAAAAAAGTCTTAAAAAATCCCTTTTATCATGGTTAGAATCCAATAATCATACGGATCTCCTAAATACAGTAAATGCAGCAgtaaatttataa
- a CDS encoding hypothetical protein (encoded by transcript BEWA_008840A) translates to MNFLKGIVDGILSEDVSESANKPKFSRVVDSDDSETPNATESYSHRTKTTHGVFINNVIEQLGHLYQSERDKCLESLVVRYGEGCVQQLSQMLRTNHETILILTQQLENNIAALRDVNRKIESAAVQQLQLRNENDKLQHKIQLLNTENMSLKSQLTQSDITIKSKDSHIARLNEIIYDGKCTFESMKRRCGEFYRYKTEIDELKKKLELAEGHIEMLKQERNQFWNNTSLKVTDEIVKNRIANALERQDKAIAIAKLMASQPLNMGSFFRYTPKRMQTKYRASESDAEDDLQESGQESPKIYNGPLCELKSRVESLEDENAHLKEINDDLHTMYADLSKSCMDIKRNFLQESIDSLTSFLPQRTTPIQLIFVQPTGVLDLEFDTKILSDSSNSLLKQNLAASTSKNTPLQDFTNDNTGVVVDDRKPLAAESRIVSIDEENKRKSAAWDTDWDFFEEVSSQPNVETNKENASGEGEHGDIDRNIGSYESAVSFEDTKAASVDKLEKIDELVQVDSPVGTRLYTDGKFSAETALLVDLGSPVRGNTIDKPSFEGEPSTDDKLPKAEPSKSNSAWDNIDFDDEMFNE, encoded by the exons ATGAACTTTTTAAAGGGTATAGTTGATGGTATACTCTCTGAGGATGTGAGCGAGTCCGCAAATAAGCCGAAATTCAGCAGAGTTGTCGATAGCGATGATTCTGAGACTCCAAACGCAACGGAAAGTTATTCACATCGCACAAAAACGACCCATGGTGTTTTCATTAACAATGTGATAGAGCAACTTGGTCATTTGTACCAGTCTGAGCGCGACAAGTGCCTAGAAAGTCTGGTTGTACGTTATGGAGAAGGTTGTGTACAGCAATTGTCCCAAATGCTGAGGACTAACCACGAAACGATTTTGATTTTGACTCAACAACTGGAAAATAATATCGCTGCATTACGAGATGTAAATAGAAAGATCGAATCCGCGGCGGTTCAGCAGCTGCAGCTTAGGAATGAGAATGACAAGCTCCAACACAAAATACAGCTCCTAAACACCGAGAATATGAGTTTAAAGTCACAACTTACGCAGTCAGACATCACAATCAAGTCAAAAGACTCACACATTGCTAGGTTGAATG AAATAATttatgatggtaaatgcACCTTCGAGAGTATGAAGAGACGTTGTGGAGAGTTTTACAGATACAAGACAGAAATTGACGAACTTAAAAAGAAGCTCGAGTTGGCTGAGGGCCACATTGAGATGTTAAAACAAGAAAGGAACCAATTTTGGAACAATACCAGTCTGAAAGTGACTGATGAG ATTGTTAAAAATAGAATCGCAAATGCTTTGGAGCGGCAGGATAAGGCAATTGCCATTGCCAAACTTATGGCTTCGCAACCCTTAAATATGGGCTCATTTTTCAGGTATACTCCGAAGCGAATGCAAACGAAATATAGGGCTAGTGAAAGTGATGCAGAAGACGATTTACAAGAATCTGGACAG GAATCGCCAAAGATATACAATGGACCCCTTTGTGAATTAAAATCAAGGGTTGAAAGTTTAGAAGATGAGAACGCACATTTGAAAGAGATAAATGACGATTTACACACGATGTATGCAGATTTAAGTAAAAGCTGCATGGACATCAAGAGAAACTTTTTGCAAGAATCCATAGATTCCTTGACTTCATTTCTTCCACAAAGAACTACGCCAATACAGTTGATTTTTGTACAACCTACAGGAGTATTGGATTTGGAATTTGACACAAAAATACTCTCTGATAGTTCAAATTCCCTTTTAAAGCAAAATTTGGCTGCAAGTACTTCAAAAAATACACCTCTGCAGGATTTCACTAATGATAATACCGGAGTTGTTGTTGACGATAGGAAACCTTTGGCTGCAGAAAGTCGAATTGTTTCTATAGACgaggaaaataaaaggaaaTCAGCTGCGTGGGATACCGATTGGGACTTTTTCGAAGAGGTTAGCAGTCAACCAAATGTTGAAACTAACAAAGAGAATGCTAGTGGAGAAGGTGAACACGGGGATATAGATCGTAACATTGGTAGTTATGAAAGTGCTGTAAGTTTTGAAGACACTAAAGCGGCTTCTGTTGATAAACTTGAGAAGATCGATGAATTGGTACAGGTGGATTCTCCTGTAGGAACAAGGCTCTACACCGACGGAAAGTTTTCAGCAGAAACTGCATTGCTAGTAGACCTTGGATCACCTGTAAGAGGAAATACTATAGATAAACCATCATTTGAAGGGGAACCATCTACCGATGACAAATTACCAAAGGCAGAACCATCAAAGTCGAATTCAGCGTGGGATAACATtgattttgatgatgaaatgtTTAATGaataa
- a CDS encoding hypothetical protein (encoded by transcript BEWA_008850A): MSKRPEGGSGAEASPKKAKKNNRPGDSSKQAQKTSKNPGKKGKQAVDGAKPVDIKTFSTLQEYKEFISQICTKAITYPESSLKDVNVLFEIVEKRGGGPEPLLDHVKRLALLSLVSVICHMLPRVSYELQDSGANAVQKAEGMHASDVIEEEKAITTNTLELRDKLIKFINSNLTKGSSNSAKKGSSLAGYSSPTANADLGITSNESICVHLISRLTCADNRVCNELLSLSLKYSRHSKSCLNAINELFTSGRIPDIHRYLQFMLKSPFINHLVVDIINRIPINKKQHEYSLSESSTDTSVPSKKSSHGKTKNRNLRKKCGINMMQSCIEGIGKYGMIMDDNIRIELITEIRNALKNMNKAPVLISGLSSSIKLAKMVKNIEFTWIYETFIRLCKNALPFLVQGELFKGSGNSLDVTNSINFGSPLYAYKFLDCLENLSALLSNSKAVSDNEILAQFLQELLSISLVIDSNIAAPILIYVRDILAKVPKLQELISLDGMRFSVLSKTKSSFWELQLLSSHFSPTIKSIANSLSDPTAIDSKRPFILPMGHGINTSKPCHMSGVDVYHILVSSDFNEILNFS; encoded by the exons ATGAGTAAGCGCCCAGAGGGTGGCTCTGGCGCAGAGGCGTCTCCTAAAAAGGCAAAGAAGAACAATAGACCAGGAGATTCCTCAAAACAAGCCCAAAAAACATCAAAGAATCCTGGAAAAAAGGGAAAGCAGGCAGTAGATGGCGCCAAGCCCGTAGACATTAAGACATTTTCTACTTTacaagagtataaagagtTTATTTCGCAGATTTGTACAAAGGCTATAACGTATCCAGAGTCAAGTTTGAAGGATGTGAATGTTTTGTTTGAAATAGTTGAGAAGAGGGGTGGAGGACCCGAACCGTTGTTAGATCATGTAAAAAGACTTGCTCTCTTATCTCTAGTTTCAGTAATATGTCACATGTTGCCTCGTGTAAGCTATGAATTGCAGGATTCTGGAGCAAACGCTGTCCAAAAGGCTGAAGGGATGCACGCAAGTGATGTTATTGAAGAGGAGAAGGCGATAACTACAAACACTCTGGAACTCAGGGATAAGCTaataaagtttataaaCTCAAATTTGACAAAGGGAAGTTCTAATTCTGCAAAAAAGGGATCAAGTTTGGCTGGATATTCCAGTCCTACCGCAAATGCAGACTTGGGTATAACGAGCAATGAAAGTATTTGTGTTCACTTAATTTCTAGACTTACCTGTGCTGATAACAGAGTCTGCAATGAGCTATTGAGTTTGTCTTTAAAATACTCTAGACATTCGAAATCGTGTTTGAATGCTATAAACGAACTCTTTACCAGTGGAAGGATTCCAGACATACACCGATATTTGCAGTTTATGTTAAAATCACCGTTTATTAACCACCTTGTTGTAGACATCATAAACAGGATTCCAATAAATAAAAAGCAG CATGAATATTCACTTTCCGAATCTTCAACTGATACCTCTGTTCCTTCAAAAAAGTCAAGCCATGGGAAGACAAAGAATAG GAACCTGAGAAAGAAGTGCGGAATAAATATGATGCAATCTTGTATAGAGGGGATTGGGAAATACGGAATGATTATGGATGACAATATACGCATAGAGTTGATAACAGAGATCAGAAATGCTTTAAAGAACATGAACAAGGCACCAGTTTTGATTTCCGGtttatcttcatccataaaacTGGCAAAAATGGTTAAGAATATTGAATTCACATGGATTTATGAAACATTCATAAGGCTTTGCAAGAACGCACTGCCGTTTCTGGTTCAAGGAGAGTTATTCAAGGGCAGTGGAAATTCCTTGGACGTGACTAATAGTATAAACTTTGGATCACCATTGTATGCATACAAGTTTTTAGATTGTCTAGAAAATTTGTCTGCGTTACTTTCAAATTCAAAAGCGGTCTCAGATAATGAGATTTTGGCACAGTTTTTGCAGGAGCTTCTATCCATATCTCTAGTGATAGATTCCAACATCGCTGCTCCAATTCTTATTTATGTGAGAGACATTCTGGCAAAGGTCCCCAAACTGCAGGAACTGATATCGTTGGATGGTATGAGGTTCTCAGTATTGTCTAAAACAAAGAGCTCGTTTTGGGAGCTCCAGCTTCTTTCATCGCACTTTTCACCTACAATAAAGTCGATTGCTAATTCCCTTTCAGATCCTACAGCAATCGATAGCAAACGGCCATTTATTTTACCAATG GGCCACGGAATAAACACCAGCAAACCTTGTCACATGAGTGGAGTTGACGTTTATCACATTTTAGTTTCTAGTGATTTCAATgagattttaaatttcAGTTAA
- a CDS encoding hypothetical protein (encoded by transcript BEWA_008860A), producing MRPLSEDEAALVFKKLAAYIGDKVLQMVENNEFGPHYFRLHKERVYYMNEMVLKYSGCINNKNLVSAGICLGKFTKKRNFHLHITALHHLAHYSKSKVWLKSGDQSFIYGNSIPKKNIGQMSEGIPQNGGVVVMSNNLPLGFGITSKSTENLRNSLPDDVAIIHQADIGEYLRHETEII from the exons ATGAGACCACTCAGTGAAGACGAGGCCGCTTTAGTATTCAAGAAGCTTGCAGCTTA TATTGGTGACAAGGTGCTGCAAATGGTCGAAAATAATGAGTTCGGTCCTCATTACTTTCGTCTTCACAAGGAGCGGGTCTACTACATGAA TGAAATGGTTCTAAAGTATAGCGGATGTATCAATAACAAGAATCTA GTATCTGCTGGCATCTGTCTGGGCAAATTCACAAAAAAGAGGAATTTCCATTTGCACATTACGGCTCTGCATCATCTCGCTCACTATTCCAAGAGCAAAGTGTGGCTAAAGTCTGGAGATCAATCGTTCATCTACGGAAACAGTATCCcaaag aagaaCATTGGACAAATGAGTGAAGGAATTCCACAAAACGGCGGTGTTGTTGTAATGTCAAATAACCTGCCACTTGGCTTTGGAATAACGTCAAAATCCACCgagaatctgaggaatTCACTTCCAGACGACGTTGCCATTATCCATCAG GCTGATATCGGGGAGTATCTGCGCCACGAAACTGAAATCATATAG